One region of Candidatus Poribacteria bacterium genomic DNA includes:
- a CDS encoding lactate racemase domain-containing protein, producing the protein MALPNMTRIQQRFEAPVLTDLPAAIHAELERINASDIVKPGETVAVTAGSRGVANVDIAVKATVDYLKTLGAKPFVVPAMGSHGGATPEGQRSVLEHYGITEETVGAPVKATMEVVELGKTADGLPVFFDRYAAEADHVVPLNRIKAHTDFNGSIESGVMKMMVIGLGKQQGANFYHRAFFQYGFEHVITAVGGFILDTGKIAFGIGLIENAHEDTAKAIAMPAAQLLQTERELLVEAKSLMGRLPFEELDLLIVDWTGKNISGTGMDTNVIGRMMQNFEPEPAKPAILRIFVRDLTEESDGNATGIGLADFTTTRLVDKIDRHSTYMNGITALGPQKSKIPFYYDTDREAIEVALDTIGLTEPEDARVIRIESTLRLTELDISDVLLEDAKLHSRLEVIGETKPLPFDAAGNLLPF; encoded by the coding sequence ATGGCACTTCCAAATATGACACGGATTCAACAGCGGTTTGAGGCACCCGTTCTCACCGATCTCCCTGCAGCGATTCATGCTGAATTGGAACGGATTAACGCCTCCGACATTGTCAAACCTGGCGAAACTGTCGCCGTTACCGCTGGCAGTCGTGGGGTCGCGAATGTTGACATAGCAGTCAAGGCGACGGTTGATTACCTCAAAACACTCGGTGCGAAACCTTTTGTTGTTCCGGCGATGGGAAGCCACGGTGGCGCGACACCCGAAGGACAGCGGAGCGTGTTGGAACACTACGGTATCACTGAAGAGACCGTTGGCGCACCCGTAAAAGCGACAATGGAGGTCGTGGAACTCGGAAAGACAGCAGATGGCTTGCCGGTTTTCTTTGATCGGTATGCTGCTGAAGCCGACCATGTTGTGCCGCTCAATCGCATCAAAGCGCATACAGATTTCAATGGCTCCATTGAGAGTGGCGTGATGAAGATGATGGTGATTGGACTCGGCAAACAGCAGGGCGCGAACTTCTATCATCGTGCCTTCTTTCAATACGGTTTTGAACACGTCATCACTGCAGTCGGCGGCTTTATTCTTGACACCGGAAAGATCGCTTTCGGCATTGGACTGATTGAAAACGCACACGAAGATACCGCGAAAGCAATAGCGATGCCCGCCGCGCAGCTCCTTCAAACGGAACGAGAACTACTGGTTGAGGCGAAATCGTTGATGGGACGACTCCCGTTTGAGGAACTCGATCTGCTTATCGTGGATTGGACAGGCAAAAACATCAGCGGCACCGGTATGGATACAAATGTCATCGGTAGGATGATGCAGAACTTTGAACCGGAACCTGCGAAACCCGCGATTCTTCGTATATTCGTCCGGGATCTCACCGAAGAGAGCGACGGCAACGCCACCGGTATCGGGCTTGCTGACTTCACAACGACGCGCCTCGTAGATAAAATAGACCGGCACTCGACCTATATGAACGGTATCACAGCACTTGGACCGCAGAAGTCGAAAATCCCGTTCTACTACGACACCGACCGGGAAGCAATTGAAGTTGCACTCGACACTATTGGACTCACCGAACCTGAAGATGCCCGGGTTATCCGTATTGAGAGTACGCTGAGGTTGACGGAACTCGATATTTCTGACGTGCTGCTTGAGGATGCGAAGCTGCATTCAAGGTTGGAAGTCATTGGCGAAACGAAGCCTCTCCCATTTGACGCTGCAGGTAACCTGCTGCCATTTTAA
- the ubiA gene encoding putative 4-hydroxybenzoate polyprenyltransferase has translation MRKLRIILEMIKFEHTVFALPFAVMSAFIAADGFPSLPKLGWILVAMVGARSCAMAFNRLADAEIDGINPRTAMRAIPAGLITKGAVWIFTTVSAGLLVFAAWRLNPLAFALSPVALIVVMGYSYTKRFTALSHFWLGLALSISPVGAWIAIQGSFALPPIILCLVVLLWTAGFDIIYACQDVNFDRKHRLHSIPAKIGIRWALWLSSALHVIAVLLLLGIPFLVKLGLFYYIGVGIVVLIFIYEHAIVKPTDLSRVNLAFFTLNGMISLVLMALSIADILLL, from the coding sequence ATGCGGAAACTCAGAATTATCTTAGAGATGATCAAATTTGAACACACGGTCTTCGCGCTTCCGTTCGCGGTCATGAGTGCTTTTATCGCTGCGGACGGATTTCCGTCGCTGCCAAAACTTGGCTGGATCCTCGTAGCAATGGTCGGGGCGCGCAGCTGCGCCATGGCATTCAATAGACTCGCCGATGCCGAAATTGATGGCATAAATCCCCGCACCGCCATGCGTGCAATTCCCGCAGGCTTAATCACAAAGGGTGCAGTGTGGATTTTCACTACTGTCTCCGCCGGTTTGCTGGTTTTTGCGGCATGGCGACTGAACCCGCTTGCCTTTGCGTTATCCCCGGTCGCTCTTATCGTGGTGATGGGCTATTCCTACACCAAACGTTTCACAGCACTCTCCCATTTCTGGCTCGGACTTGCGCTCTCCATTTCACCCGTCGGAGCATGGATTGCGATTCAGGGCAGCTTTGCGTTACCTCCCATCATTCTCTGTCTCGTAGTGCTACTATGGACAGCCGGATTTGACATCATCTATGCGTGTCAGGATGTCAACTTTGATAGGAAGCACAGACTACATTCGATTCCAGCGAAAATCGGGATTCGGTGGGCGTTATGGCTTTCGTCTGCTTTACACGTCATTGCGGTGTTGCTGCTCCTCGGCATCCCATTCCTTGTCAAATTAGGACTTTTCTACTACATTGGGGTTGGGATTGTCGTGCTTATTTTCATCTATGAACACGCCATCGTCAAGCCGACGGATCTATCCCGTGTCAATCTCGCCTTTTTCACACTGAACGGTATGATTAGCCTCGTCTTGATGGCACTCTCAATCGCTGATATTTTACTGTTATAG
- a CDS encoding sugar phosphate isomerase/epimerase, with product MKLSLSVRVAETASKKDATHTFTQLTELAAGLGYEAVCMRASQVGIHSPLEQITAARKQANSLNLKVSMVTGDFPVPLNNEQGPDGLRNITPYLDLTELLGADLIRIAMKVEEDIPWAQRASDEAAERGIRLAHQSHTQSLFETVDGSVDILKRVGRENFGIIYEPANLDLCAQDYGVETLKRFSPYLLNVYLQNHIRRPEGKTHLLTWIQGIVPHDPIRLQDEGGIDFLSVFEGLEAIGYDGYVTVHQAFREIMEPEDAAEQSYDYLKPFCE from the coding sequence ATGAAACTTTCACTTTCCGTGCGCGTCGCAGAAACCGCATCTAAAAAGGATGCAACGCACACTTTCACACAACTGACGGAACTCGCTGCAGGGCTCGGCTACGAAGCAGTCTGCATGCGCGCCTCCCAAGTCGGTATCCACTCACCTTTAGAGCAGATTACCGCTGCGCGCAAACAAGCGAACTCGCTCAATTTGAAGGTCTCCATGGTCACCGGCGATTTTCCGGTGCCACTCAACAACGAACAGGGCCCCGATGGACTCCGCAATATAACCCCTTATCTTGATTTAACGGAACTCCTCGGCGCAGACCTCATCCGTATTGCAATGAAGGTTGAGGAGGACATCCCGTGGGCGCAACGCGCCTCCGACGAAGCCGCCGAGCGCGGGATCCGTCTCGCGCATCAATCGCATACACAGAGTTTGTTTGAAACAGTGGACGGATCGGTTGATATCTTAAAGCGAGTCGGCAGAGAGAATTTCGGGATTATCTACGAACCTGCCAACCTCGACCTCTGTGCACAGGATTACGGCGTTGAGACGCTGAAGCGATTCTCGCCCTACCTTCTCAACGTCTATCTCCAAAACCACATCCGCCGACCGGAAGGAAAGACACACCTTCTGACGTGGATTCAAGGCATCGTTCCACACGACCCGATCCGTTTACAAGACGAAGGCGGTATTGACTTTCTATCGGTGTTTGAGGGTCTGGAAGCAATCGGTTACGACGGCTATGTGACGGTGCATCAGGCGTTCCGAGAGATTATGGAACCCGAAGACGCAGCAGAACAGAGTTACGACTATCTAAAACCGTTTTGTGAGTAA
- a CDS encoding sulfatase-like hydrolase/transferase → MTAQRPNILIITTDQQRTDSLSCYGSTFTDTPHLDKFASEGVCFERAYCANPVCTPARASIFSGRYVSRHGAWNVGMNVPDDEPLLSHRLAEVGYRTHYIGKAHFQPFGASAEQSIETFRDTTRYPEFRGPYYGFETVELALGHATYGIAGHYGEWVRSHVSEETFESYSKAIRLSERGFGGEAYDWEIPLKYHNSVWTADRTIDFLSNRDTSQPFLLAVGFQDPHHPHCVPTEFEDRVNPTHVPLPDFVEGELDDKPPHFLEARCGKLRESEIRGTFDIAGQGGGADYRKVSEDDARLGRAYYYNMVKIIDQQMGRILECLDTCGLTENTLVLFTTDHGELLGDHGLWMKGPFHYEQLVRVPTLMRFPRSIPAGQRTQALFSHVDIVPTVLSAIDLPIPSDIDGVDAIPMLIGKTTSVRDDALVECVDDPRGLRLKTIVTDTRKLTWYCGHAYGELYDLENDPGERKNLWDNATYADDKASLMSTILETMEPLEKRVERLSYA, encoded by the coding sequence ATGACTGCACAACGTCCGAATATCCTTATTATCACGACCGATCAACAGCGGACAGATAGCCTCAGCTGCTACGGATCAACCTTCACAGATACACCGCATCTGGATAAGTTCGCATCTGAAGGTGTCTGTTTTGAACGGGCATACTGTGCGAATCCGGTATGTACCCCTGCCCGTGCCTCAATCTTTTCGGGACGGTATGTGAGTCGCCACGGTGCGTGGAATGTCGGCATGAACGTTCCTGACGATGAACCGCTGCTGTCACACCGACTTGCTGAAGTCGGCTATCGCACGCACTATATCGGCAAAGCACATTTCCAGCCTTTTGGTGCATCCGCGGAACAGTCGATCGAAACCTTCCGTGATACAACGCGCTACCCAGAATTCCGAGGTCCCTACTACGGATTTGAAACGGTGGAATTAGCACTCGGTCATGCGACTTATGGTATCGCAGGACACTACGGTGAGTGGGTCCGCTCGCATGTCTCTGAAGAAACATTCGAGAGTTACAGCAAAGCGATACGCCTTAGTGAAAGGGGTTTCGGTGGTGAGGCTTATGATTGGGAGATACCCCTGAAATACCACAATAGCGTCTGGACGGCGGATCGAACGATAGATTTCTTGTCAAACAGAGATACATCGCAGCCGTTCCTGTTGGCGGTTGGTTTCCAGGATCCGCATCACCCACATTGTGTCCCAACCGAATTTGAGGACCGCGTCAATCCTACTCACGTTCCACTGCCAGATTTCGTTGAAGGCGAGTTAGATGACAAGCCACCTCACTTTCTGGAGGCACGGTGTGGGAAGCTTAGAGAATCAGAGATCCGTGGAACATTTGACATCGCAGGACAGGGGGGTGGTGCCGATTACCGCAAAGTTTCTGAAGACGATGCACGACTCGGTAGGGCATATTACTATAATATGGTGAAGATCATCGATCAACAGATGGGACGTATTCTGGAGTGTCTGGATACGTGCGGATTGACAGAAAACACGTTAGTGCTCTTCACGACCGATCACGGTGAACTACTCGGAGACCACGGACTTTGGATGAAGGGACCCTTCCATTACGAGCAGCTTGTCCGCGTCCCGACGTTGATGCGGTTTCCCCGAAGCATACCGGCTGGGCAACGCACACAAGCACTATTCAGTCATGTTGATATTGTCCCGACGGTTCTTTCTGCGATAGATTTGCCGATCCCCTCAGATATAGATGGTGTGGACGCGATACCGATGCTTATTGGAAAAACAACGTCCGTGCGTGATGATGCGCTGGTCGAATGTGTGGACGATCCGCGCGGTTTAAGACTCAAAACGATTGTAACTGACACGCGGAAACTGACATGGTATTGTGGACATGCTTATGGTGAACTCTACGATCTGGAGAACGATCCGGGCGAGCGGAAGAATTTGTGGGATAATGCCACGTACGCCGACGATAAAGCATCCCTCATGAGTACCATTCTTGAGACGATGGAGCCTTTGGAGAAACGGGTTGAGCGATTGTCTTATGCGTGA
- a CDS encoding type II toxin-antitoxin system HicB family antitoxin: protein MQFNAVFKKVPEGYIGFVEELPGANTQGRTLEEARTNLHEAIQLTLKANRMLAEEYIAELEEVIREPIFVHL, encoded by the coding sequence ATGCAATTCAACGCGGTTTTCAAAAAAGTACCAGAAGGCTATATCGGATTCGTCGAAGAATTGCCCGGGGCAAACACGCAGGGAAGGACACTTGAGGAAGCGCGGACGAACCTTCACGAAGCAATTCAATTGACACTCAAAGCAAACCGGATGCTTGCCGAAGAATACATTGCGGAGTTAGAAGAGGTTATTCGCGAACCAATCTTTGTCCATTTATGA
- a CDS encoding glycosyltransferase family 2 protein produces the protein MLDFASTTSDPTLKNIGGIQMEPTLSIVIPIYNEVTSLKELLLQVVGVEIGMKKELILVDDFSTDGTRDILKEIEAIQEKSDEIHQYVSTAQIHPNENAVPNSERQEQTGSTESVSQISAKVFYHDVNKGKGATLRTGFQHITGEITLIQDADLEYDPKDYPKLLQPILAGDADVVYGSRFMEGRQTGLLRSYLANQFLTTLANIVNGTRLTDMETCYKVIRTSILKEISLYSDRFGFEPEITAKLAKRKCKIVEVPISYRGRDYHEGKTVSWKDGVAAIFHILRFRFFS, from the coding sequence GTGCTTGACTTCGCTTCGACTACATCAGATCCTACGCTAAAAAACATTGGGGGCATCCAGATGGAGCCTACGCTATCCATTGTGATTCCGATTTACAATGAGGTGACAAGCCTAAAAGAGCTACTGCTGCAGGTTGTTGGTGTTGAAATCGGTATGAAAAAAGAGTTGATTCTCGTTGATGATTTTTCAACAGATGGCACACGTGATATTTTAAAGGAAATTGAAGCGATTCAAGAGAAATCAGACGAAATACATCAGTATGTCTCAACAGCCCAGATACATCCAAACGAAAACGCTGTACCTAATAGCGAGAGACAGGAACAAACAGGTTCCACGGAAAGTGTCTCCCAAATCTCTGCTAAAGTCTTCTATCACGATGTGAATAAAGGAAAGGGGGCAACTCTCCGCACCGGGTTCCAGCATATCACCGGTGAAATTACCCTCATCCAAGATGCCGACTTGGAATATGATCCCAAGGATTACCCCAAATTGCTGCAGCCTATCCTTGCTGGTGATGCCGATGTCGTATACGGCTCTCGGTTTATGGAGGGCAGACAGACAGGATTATTACGGAGTTATCTCGCAAACCAATTTCTCACAACTCTTGCAAACATCGTTAACGGCACACGGCTTACCGATATGGAAACCTGCTATAAGGTGATACGGACATCGATTCTAAAGGAGATTTCCCTCTACTCTGACAGGTTCGGTTTTGAACCTGAAATTACAGCGAAACTCGCTAAACGAAAGTGCAAGATCGTTGAGGTACCTATTTCGTACCGCGGCAGAGATTACCATGAAGGGAAAACAGTGAGTTGGAAGGATGGGGTCGCCGCGATTTTCCATATCCTCCGCTTTCGATTCTTTTCATAG
- a CDS encoding RecQ family ATP-dependent DNA helicase — MHNLQDLLEEVDAILDSADVEEPIHDCEPPADLLLNALQTHFGYTSFRNGQREIIEAILDGENVFAVFPTGHGKSLCYQLPALILDGITVVITPLISLMKDQVDALRQQEIDGVSFINSTQTWNEYQNELARLRRNEINLLYISPERLRSRRFLDILNAFPISLFVIDEAHCISQWGRDFRPAYLSLKDTIDVLQPRVISLFTATAPPEIQEDVLSVLNIPTPRTLTQGIERPNLKLIVQQNEDDDQKYQRLEQFLTDQDSNLSMAQLGNLKTSPKNGIIYAGRRRETEEIANFLQRRGFRADFYHAGLEPHERTRVQEAFFDNSGNGLDIVVATNAFGMGIDKPDIRYIVHWTLTGTLEEYCQEVGRAGRDGEDALCVLFFCHDDRGLHEWFIKESAPDKQSLLKLLKVIENFKGSDRYRTISSDELEWMSGAKGTKVLVCLSYLEKLGFLKRWYNVPSQLSVRFRGPWMEEAEPADTEQRHLLRLLRGGKMRTVLELSETVGLNPKAIMEQLAELQSDGYIQYWGQEDLLLIELLEDSEVLSTLTDEQIEVGDYVRRKQSQIDQMVVYALEATCRMRLIRDYFGESIDENYRCGTCDLCQTQVVSDQYQQNSHQ, encoded by the coding sequence ATGCACAATTTGCAGGATTTGCTTGAAGAGGTAGATGCCATTCTGGATTCGGCTGATGTAGAAGAGCCGATACACGATTGTGAACCACCCGCAGATCTGCTGCTGAATGCACTCCAAACCCATTTTGGTTATACCTCCTTCCGCAATGGACAACGCGAGATTATTGAGGCGATTTTAGATGGCGAAAACGTGTTTGCCGTATTCCCAACGGGACACGGAAAATCGTTGTGCTATCAACTTCCTGCCCTGATCCTCGATGGTATAACAGTCGTAATCACTCCGCTCATCTCATTGATGAAGGACCAGGTGGATGCTTTGCGTCAACAAGAAATCGATGGTGTTTCCTTCATAAACAGCACACAGACATGGAATGAATACCAGAATGAATTGGCGCGCTTGAGACGAAACGAAATAAATCTCCTCTATATCTCCCCCGAACGTCTTCGGAGTCGAAGGTTTTTAGATATTTTGAACGCGTTTCCTATTTCACTGTTCGTTATAGACGAGGCACACTGCATCTCGCAATGGGGACGCGATTTCCGCCCCGCCTACTTGTCACTCAAAGATACCATTGATGTACTCCAGCCGCGTGTGATCTCGCTTTTCACGGCAACAGCCCCGCCGGAAATCCAAGAAGATGTACTCAGTGTGCTAAATATACCGACACCTCGTACCCTCACACAAGGGATCGAGCGTCCCAATTTGAAATTGATTGTCCAGCAGAACGAAGATGACGATCAGAAATATCAGCGACTCGAACAATTTCTCACCGATCAAGATTCAAATCTTTCAATGGCACAACTCGGAAACCTGAAAACTTCGCCGAAGAATGGGATTATCTATGCCGGACGGCGACGCGAGACCGAAGAAATCGCTAACTTCCTCCAACGGCGCGGATTCCGAGCGGATTTCTATCACGCTGGGCTTGAACCTCACGAACGCACCCGCGTGCAAGAAGCCTTTTTTGACAACAGTGGAAACGGATTAGACATCGTTGTTGCCACGAACGCCTTCGGTATGGGTATTGATAAACCAGATATCCGATACATTGTGCATTGGACACTTACCGGCACCCTTGAGGAATACTGTCAAGAAGTCGGTAGAGCCGGTAGAGACGGAGAGGACGCGCTCTGTGTTCTGTTTTTCTGCCACGATGACCGTGGATTGCATGAGTGGTTTATTAAGGAAAGCGCGCCGGATAAGCAATCCTTGCTTAAACTTTTAAAGGTTATTGAAAATTTCAAGGGAAGCGATAGGTATCGCACCATTTCCAGCGATGAATTGGAGTGGATGAGCGGGGCTAAAGGGACAAAAGTCCTCGTCTGCCTCAGTTATCTTGAAAAACTCGGGTTTTTGAAGCGATGGTATAACGTGCCATCTCAACTCTCTGTAAGGTTCCGCGGACCTTGGATGGAAGAAGCCGAGCCAGCGGATACCGAACAGCGACACCTACTCCGCCTCTTACGAGGTGGAAAAATGAGAACCGTTTTGGAATTGTCTGAAACGGTAGGGTTAAATCCGAAGGCGATCATGGAACAACTCGCCGAGCTTCAGAGCGATGGTTATATTCAGTACTGGGGACAGGAAGACTTGCTCCTTATTGAACTGCTTGAAGACAGCGAAGTCCTCAGCACGCTAACAGACGAACAGATTGAAGTCGGCGATTATGTCCGCCGAAAACAGAGCCAGATCGATCAGATGGTCGTTTATGCGTTAGAGGCAACCTGCCGAATGCGTCTGATTCGAGACTATTTCGGCGAATCCATTGATGAAAATTATCGATGTGGGACATGTGATTTGTGTCAGACACAAGTCGTCAGCGATCAGTATCAGCAAAATAGCCATCAGTAA
- a CDS encoding ABC transporter permease → MKLRDAIATGITHLAQNKLRAGLSILGIFIGVASVLCMIAIGDGAKLIVAKDIETLGGANQVQFWTRTSIWKRRKFVRRTTERYTLEDALAIEAECPNVLYVLPKHEGYSTFVTARNGNQARPLLEGVTADYARGMNWELRTGRFLTEDDIENAKQVCVLGADTATELFGEASPIGQEVKVRYHWRGAMVRLRVVGVMKTKGRSLSFGWYSLDDALCVPLTTYQQRITGTRYLEDLVVFFEKGTEIESIIDSVKQVLRKRHRGKDDFIGYWIAKWTARRLEHIEKVIKITLGSIAGFSLFVSGIGIMNICLVSVGEKTREIGLRKSVGAKRIHIFWQFLTESICLCLAGAVLGIAGGWVTAHGMAQLAVRIVKVVPEWPVVLSLPWITTSVIFSIFMGITFGVYPAILAAQLSPIEALRTEN, encoded by the coding sequence ATGAAACTCCGCGACGCTATAGCCACAGGTATTACGCACCTTGCTCAAAATAAACTCCGTGCCGGTTTATCCATTCTCGGTATCTTCATCGGGGTTGCCAGTGTTCTGTGCATGATCGCCATCGGCGACGGTGCGAAACTTATTGTCGCCAAGGATATCGAAACACTCGGCGGTGCTAACCAAGTCCAATTCTGGACCCGGACCTCTATTTGGAAGCGCAGGAAGTTCGTTCGGCGTACTACCGAGCGATATACCCTTGAGGACGCTCTTGCTATTGAGGCAGAATGCCCCAATGTTCTATATGTCCTGCCCAAACACGAAGGCTACTCAACCTTTGTTACCGCCCGCAATGGGAATCAAGCGAGACCACTTCTGGAAGGTGTTACAGCGGACTACGCCCGCGGCATGAACTGGGAACTTCGCACTGGCAGATTCCTTACCGAGGATGATATCGAAAACGCAAAACAGGTTTGCGTCTTGGGTGCTGACACGGCTACTGAACTGTTTGGAGAAGCATCTCCAATTGGACAGGAGGTAAAGGTTCGGTATCATTGGCGGGGAGCGATGGTGCGGTTACGAGTCGTAGGGGTGATGAAAACAAAGGGGCGTAGCCTCAGCTTCGGGTGGTATTCTTTAGATGATGCCTTATGTGTGCCGCTAACAACGTATCAGCAACGAATCACAGGGACACGTTACCTTGAAGATTTGGTTGTCTTTTTTGAAAAAGGTACGGAGATTGAAAGCATCATTGATTCAGTCAAGCAGGTTCTACGCAAAAGACACCGCGGAAAAGATGACTTTATCGGATATTGGATAGCAAAATGGACAGCGAGGCGACTTGAGCACATTGAAAAAGTGATAAAAATTACTTTAGGGAGTATTGCCGGCTTTTCGCTCTTTGTCAGTGGCATCGGTATCATGAATATATGTCTCGTCTCCGTCGGCGAGAAGACGCGAGAGATAGGCTTGCGGAAATCGGTCGGGGCGAAACGGATCCACATTTTCTGGCAATTTTTGACGGAATCCATCTGTCTCTGTTTGGCTGGTGCTGTGCTCGGCATTGCAGGAGGCTGGGTAACTGCACACGGTATGGCGCAACTTGCTGTTCGCATTGTGAAGGTTGTGCCAGAGTGGCCCGTTGTTCTCTCTTTGCCGTGGATAACGACTTCCGTTATTTTCTCGATTTTTATGGGTATTACCTTCGGTGTCTATCCAGCGATACTCGCCGCTCAACTTTCACCGATTGAAGCACTCCGCACCGAAAATTAA
- a CDS encoding ABC transporter permease, with the protein MKFRDAVIAGITHLAQNKLRAGLSILGIFIGITSVLCMMAVGDGAKLIIAQDIEKLGGANQLRLWTRSYIWRNRRFVRRTTERYTIEDVHAIEAECPRVLFVLPKNERWRPLVTSAGGSQARPNLEGVTPDYARGLHWEVQTGRFLSENDIEEATQVCVLGADTATELFGDTSPIGQEIKVRYYWRQPPMRVRVVGVMKAKGSSINTWYSLDETVCVPLTTHQQRMSGTRYIEDLIIFFQKDADVYSILDSVKEVLRKRHRGKDDFIGYWIPKRSARRLERIEKMIKIALGSIAGFSLFVSGIGIMNICLVSVGEKTREIGLRKSVGAKQLHIFWQFLTESICLCLCGGVLGIAGGWAAGHGMARLAVRIVPIVPEWPVVLSLQWIVTSVIFSLFMGISFGVYPAMRAAWLSPIDALRTEN; encoded by the coding sequence ATGAAATTTCGCGACGCTGTCATCGCAGGTATTACGCACCTTGCTCAAAATAAACTCCGCGCCGGCTTGTCGATTCTCGGTATTTTTATCGGGATTACCAGTGTGTTGTGCATGATGGCGGTCGGGGATGGTGCGAAACTGATCATCGCTCAAGATATTGAAAAACTTGGCGGTGCGAACCAACTCCGACTCTGGACGCGCTCTTACATTTGGAGAAATCGGCGATTCGTCCGGCGCACCACCGAACGATATACCATTGAAGACGTTCATGCCATTGAGGCAGAGTGTCCCAGGGTCCTATTTGTTTTACCCAAAAACGAAAGGTGGAGACCTCTTGTTACGAGTGCAGGCGGCAGTCAAGCGCGGCCTAATCTTGAAGGAGTCACACCAGATTATGCCCGTGGCCTCCACTGGGAGGTTCAGACTGGTAGATTCCTCTCCGAAAATGATATTGAGGAGGCAACACAGGTTTGTGTCTTGGGTGCTGACACTGCTACCGAACTCTTTGGAGACACATCTCCGATCGGACAGGAGATAAAGGTTCGATATTATTGGCGGCAACCGCCAATGAGGGTGCGTGTTGTCGGTGTCATGAAAGCGAAAGGCAGCAGCATCAACACTTGGTATTCTTTAGATGAGACTGTTTGTGTGCCGTTGACAACACACCAGCAACGAATGTCAGGGACTCGCTATATTGAAGATCTTATTATCTTCTTTCAAAAGGATGCAGACGTTTACAGTATCCTTGATTCTGTCAAGGAGGTCCTGCGTAAAAGGCATCGGGGAAAGGATGATTTTATCGGATATTGGATACCGAAACGGAGTGCTCGGCGGCTTGAACGTATTGAAAAGATGATAAAAATTGCTTTGGGAAGTATTGCCGGTTTTTCATTGTTTGTGAGTGGCATTGGCATCATGAACATCTGTCTTGTTTCTGTCGGTGAGAAAACGCGGGAGATAGGCTTGCGGAAATCGGTAGGAGCGAAACAACTTCACATTTTCTGGCAGTTCTTGACGGAATCGATCTGTCTCTGTTTATGTGGTGGCGTGCTCGGCATTGCAGGAGGTTGGGCGGCAGGGCACGGCATGGCACGACTCGCTGTTCGCATCGTGCCGATTGTACCGGAATGGCCCGTTGTCCTCTCCTTGCAGTGGATAGTTACTTCTGTTATCTTCTCACTTTTCATGGGAATCAGTTTCGGTGTCTATCCGGCGATGCGGGCGGCGTGGCTTTCACCTATTGACGCACTCCGTACTGAAAATTAA